Proteins encoded by one window of Pseudomonas sp. PSKL.D1:
- a CDS encoding HlyD family secretion protein: MATPTNSSNPTAAPEPSRKRKAWLLGLLLLILLAGAGAWAWYSLIGRWHESTDDAYVNGNVVEITPLVTGTVTSIGADDGDLVHAGQVLLKFDPADSEVALQAAEAKLARTVRQVRGLYSNVDSLKAQLQTRQAELQKAQQNYNRRKVLADSGAIAAEEISHARDDLTVAQAAVNSARQQLNTSSALVDDTVVSSHPEVMAAAADLRQAYLDHARTTLVAPVTGYVAKRTVQLGQRLQPGTATMAVIPLDEVWVDANFKETQLRDMRIGQPVDITADLYGSEVKYSGTVDSLGAGTGSAFALLPAQNATGNWIKIVQRVPVRIHLSPDQLQQHPLRIGLSTVVEVDLHDQSGPALAQQPPQQASYTTQVYDRQLVEADNLIARLIHENSATGKTAQR, from the coding sequence ATGGCCACTCCCACAAATTCCTCAAACCCTACCGCTGCGCCGGAACCGTCCCGCAAGCGCAAGGCCTGGCTGCTCGGCTTGCTGCTGCTGATACTGCTTGCCGGCGCTGGTGCGTGGGCCTGGTACAGCCTGATCGGCCGCTGGCACGAGAGTACCGACGATGCCTACGTAAACGGCAACGTGGTGGAGATCACCCCGCTGGTGACCGGCACCGTCACCAGCATTGGTGCCGATGACGGCGACCTGGTGCACGCCGGCCAGGTGCTGCTGAAGTTTGACCCGGCCGACAGCGAAGTGGCCTTGCAGGCCGCTGAAGCGAAGCTTGCGCGCACCGTGCGCCAGGTTCGCGGCCTGTACAGCAACGTCGATTCGCTCAAGGCGCAGTTGCAAACCCGCCAGGCCGAATTGCAAAAGGCCCAGCAGAACTACAACCGGCGCAAGGTGCTGGCCGATAGCGGTGCAATTGCCGCCGAGGAAATTTCCCATGCCCGCGATGACCTGACCGTCGCCCAGGCTGCCGTCAACAGCGCCCGCCAGCAGCTCAACACCAGCAGCGCGCTGGTGGACGACACCGTGGTGTCTTCGCACCCCGAGGTCATGGCCGCCGCCGCCGACCTGCGCCAGGCCTACCTCGACCACGCCCGCACCACCCTGGTGGCGCCGGTGACCGGTTACGTGGCCAAGCGTACCGTGCAGCTGGGCCAGCGCTTGCAGCCCGGCACCGCAACCATGGCCGTGATCCCGCTGGATGAGGTGTGGGTCGATGCCAACTTCAAGGAAACCCAACTGCGCGACATGCGCATCGGCCAACCCGTTGACATCACTGCCGACCTGTACGGCAGCGAGGTCAAGTACAGCGGCACCGTCGACAGCCTGGGGGCCGGTACTGGCAGTGCGTTTGCCTTGTTGCCGGCGCAGAACGCCACGGGCAACTGGATCAAGATTGTCCAGCGCGTGCCGGTGCGTATTCACCTGAGCCCCGACCAGTTGCAGCAGCACCCGCTGCGCATTGGCCTGTCCACGGTCGTGGAAGTCGACCTGCACGACCAGAGCGGCCCAGCCCTGGCTCAACAGCCGCCGCAGCAGGCCAGCTACACCACCCAGGTGTATGACCGCCAGCTGGTTGAAGCCGACAACCTGATCGCCCGGCTGATTCACGAAAACAGCGCCACCGGCAAGACGGCCCAGCGATGA
- a CDS encoding DHA2 family efflux MFS transporter permease subunit, which yields MSNNAPAQFTPPSLLLTTIGLSLATFMQVLDTTIANVALPTISGNLGVSYEQGTWVITSFAVSNAIALPLTGWLSRRFGEVKLFIWATLLFVLASFLCGIAHSMPELVGFRVLQGVVAGPLYPMTQTLLIAVYPPAKRGMALALLAMVTVVAPIAGPILGGWITDSYSWPWIFYINVPIGLFAAAVVRQQMRTRPVVTSRQPMDYIGLLTLIIGVGALQVVLDKGNDLDWFESSFIIIGSLISVVFLAIFVIWELTDRHPVVNLRLFVHRNFRIGTMVLVGGYAGFFGINLILPQWLQTQMGYTATWAGLAVAPIGLLPVIMSPFVGKYAHRFDLRVLAGLAFLAIGTSCFMRAGFTNEVDFQHIALVQLFMGIGVALFFMPTLSILLSDLPPHQIADGSGLATFLRTLGGSFAASLTTWIWIRRADQHHAYLSEHINTYDPATRHALEQLGGANPQSYAQLEQILNGQAYMMSTVDYFTLMTWVFAGLILLVWLAKPPFTAKAGPASAGH from the coding sequence ATGAGCAACAACGCCCCGGCGCAGTTCACGCCACCGAGCCTGTTGCTGACCACCATCGGCCTGTCGCTGGCAACGTTCATGCAGGTGCTCGACACCACCATCGCCAACGTGGCCTTGCCGACCATTTCGGGCAACCTTGGCGTGAGCTATGAGCAGGGCACCTGGGTGATCACCTCGTTCGCGGTGAGCAACGCCATTGCCTTGCCCCTCACCGGCTGGCTCAGCCGGCGTTTTGGTGAAGTGAAGCTGTTCATCTGGGCCACGCTGTTGTTCGTGCTGGCCTCGTTCCTGTGCGGCATCGCCCATTCGATGCCGGAACTGGTGGGCTTTCGGGTGCTGCAGGGCGTGGTTGCCGGGCCTTTGTACCCGATGACCCAGACCTTGCTGATTGCGGTGTACCCGCCAGCGAAGCGGGGCATGGCCCTGGCGCTGCTGGCGATGGTCACGGTGGTGGCGCCGATTGCCGGGCCGATCCTCGGTGGCTGGATTACCGACAGCTACAGCTGGCCCTGGATCTTCTACATCAACGTGCCCATCGGCCTGTTCGCCGCCGCCGTGGTACGCCAGCAGATGCGTACGCGGCCTGTGGTCACCAGCCGCCAACCGATGGACTACATTGGCCTGCTGACCCTGATCATTGGCGTGGGCGCGTTGCAGGTGGTGCTCGACAAGGGCAACGACCTGGACTGGTTCGAGTCGTCGTTCATCATCATCGGCAGCCTGATTTCAGTGGTGTTTCTTGCCATCTTCGTTATCTGGGAGCTCACCGACCGCCACCCGGTGGTGAATTTGCGGCTGTTCGTGCACCGCAACTTCCGCATCGGCACGATGGTGCTGGTGGGTGGCTACGCGGGGTTCTTCGGCATCAACCTGATCCTGCCGCAATGGTTGCAGACGCAAATGGGCTACACCGCCACCTGGGCCGGCCTTGCAGTGGCGCCGATCGGCCTGCTGCCGGTGATCATGTCGCCGTTCGTGGGCAAGTACGCTCATCGCTTCGACCTGCGGGTGCTGGCAGGGCTGGCGTTTCTGGCCATCGGCACCAGTTGCTTCATGCGCGCCGGCTTCACCAATGAAGTGGACTTCCAGCACATTGCCCTGGTGCAGCTGTTCATGGGCATTGGCGTGGCGCTGTTCTTCATGCCTACTTTGAGCATTCTGTTGTCCGACCTGCCGCCGCACCAGATTGCCGACGGCTCGGGCCTGGCCACCTTCCTGCGTACGTTGGGTGGCAGCTTTGCGGCGTCGCTCACCACCTGGATCTGGATTCGCCGGGCGGACCAGCACCATGCGTATCTCAGCGAACACATCAACACGTATGACCCGGCCACACGGCATGCGCTGGAACAGTTGGGTGGGGCCAACCCGCAAAGCTACGCGCAACTGGAGCAGATCCTCAACGGGCAGGCGTACATGATGTCGACGGTGGATTACTTCACCTTGATGACCTGGGTGTTCGCCGGGTTGATCCTGCTGGTGTGGCTGGCCAAGCCGCCGTTCACGGCCAAGGCGGGGCCGGCGTCGGCGGGGCACTGA